Genomic DNA from Bacillota bacterium:
GCGGCGCGCACCTGCTCTACTGGGTGCCATTTCACGGCGACCTTTGTCCGGATGGGGCCTCTCTATGGGGCTCCGTGCCCGCCCTCTCAACGAGAGACATCCGGCGAGTAAAGCAGTTCAGGACACAGGCGAAGACCCTGATGCTGGTCGAGAACCGTACTGCTCTGGATTATCTTGCGGACGCGGGTGTGGGCAGCCGCGGCTGGCTCGTGATCTGCACCGACGGCATGCCAAAGCACGGAATGTTCGAGATGCTCGTACGCCTCGATCATCTCGAATCCATGGAGGTCCTCACCTGGACTGACTGGGACGCGGGCGGACTGAGGATAACCGAGAACATCCTCAAGCGCCTGCCCGCCGGGCTGGGTTCAGTGGTCCCGCACCCTTTGCTACACGGTAGAAAGGTCGATGTTTCACCGGCATACCTGTCCCACAGTGACCCCAGGATGAGGTCGATGGCCGAAAGCATCTCCGAGTACGGCGAGGTCTACCAGGAGGAGTCACTTTCGCTCCTGAACGCGGGCGCGGGGTTCCTCACCCTGCCTTAGCCACCATTACCCGTATAAGAAGAACCCCATCACTCCTGAGGCGATCAGAAGCAGGACTGGGTCCAGCCGGAACTTCAGTATTCCGATAATAACTGCTCCGGAGACGATTGCTGGAACCACCCCTGTGACTGATGTCGAGGCGACCGAAAAAGCGGCAGCTGCGATAAGAGCCACCACTGTAGGACGTATACCTGAGAACATGTCCTTGACAAAACCGACCTCGCGAAACCTGAGGAACAGCATTCCCAGGATGATGAGGATGATGAAAGACGGGAAAACGACTCCCGCCGTGGCCAGTGCTGACCCAGCGACTCCGCCCACTTTGTATCCCACATACGTGGCCGCGTTGATCGCTATCGGTCCAGGTGTTCCCTGCGAGATGGCGATGACATCTATGAATTCGGGCATGCTTAGCCATCCCCTGGTTTCAACGATCTCCCGGGATATCAGCGGGATCATGGCATATCCTCCGCCAAAACTGAAGGCGCCGATTTTCATGAATGAAACAAGGAGCTTTATGTACATGTTCGCGATCCACCCGTCAGTAATCGACTTTGTTCTGAGCCCCATCCTGCTGCCCGTCCGCGGACTTCAGCCGGCCCATTCTCCGAAGACGTCCTGTAATGAGCCCCCCGGCACCTGCGATCAGGACAACCACGATGGGGCTTATCTTGAGG
This window encodes:
- a CDS encoding chromate transporter, encoding MGLRTKSITDGWIANMYIKLLVSFMKIGAFSFGGGYAMIPLISREIVETRGWLSMPEFIDVIAISQGTPGPIAINAATYVGYKVGGVAGSALATAGVVFPSFIILIILGMLFLRFREVGFVKDMFSGIRPTVVALIAAAAFSVASTSVTGVVPAIVSGAVIIGILKFRLDPVLLLIASGVMGFFLYG